A single window of Melospiza georgiana isolate bMelGeo1 chromosome 6, bMelGeo1.pri, whole genome shotgun sequence DNA harbors:
- the CHP1 gene encoding calcineurin B homologous protein 1: MGSRASTLLRDEEIEEIKKETGFSHSQITRLYSRFTSLDKGENGTLSREDFQRIPELAINPLGDRIINAFFPEGEDQVNFRGFMRTLAHFRPIEDNEKSKDQNGPEPLNSRSNKLHFAFRLYDLDKDDKISRDELLQVLRMMVGVNISDEQLGSIADRTIQEADQDGDSAISFAEFVKVLEKVDVEQKMSIRFLH, encoded by the exons ATGGGGTCCCGGGCGTCCACTCTGCTGCGGGACGAGGAGATCGAGGAGATCAAGAAGGAGACGGGCT tctCCCACAGTCAAATCACCCGCCTGTACAGTCGCTTCACCAGCCTGGACAAAGGAGAAAATGGCACTCTTAG CCGTGAAGATTTCCAGAGGATTCCAGAGCTTGCCATCAATCCACTCGGAGACAGAATTATCAATGCCTTCTTTCCAGAAGG AGAGGACCAGGTGAATTTCCGTGGATTCATGAGGACACTAGCCCACTTCCGACCCATAGAAGATAATGAAAAGAGCAAAGACCAGAATGGACCAGAACCACTGAACAGCAGAAGTAACAAGCTCCACT TTGCCTTTCGATTATATGATCTAGATAAAGATGACAAAATTTCCAGGGATGAGCTTCTCCAG GTATTACGGATGATGGTTGGTGTAAATATTTCTGATGAACAGCTGGGCAGCATTGCTGACAGGACAATCCAGGAAGCTGATCAAGATGGAGATAGTGCCATCTCCTTTGCAGAATTTGTAAAG GTTTTGGAGAAGGTGGATGTAGAGCAGAAAATGAGCATTCGATTCCTTCACTGA
- the EXD1 gene encoding LOW QUALITY PROTEIN: piRNA biogenesis protein EXD1 (The sequence of the model RefSeq protein was modified relative to this genomic sequence to represent the inferred CDS: deleted 1 base in 1 codon; substituted 1 base at 1 genomic stop codon), with protein MSVKNLETGRSAPGLRIIFGHGIVNGEVCLLNKQADTEPADCGPWSSPYVSLESHLRASDSSKYIKYQSLLSLDCMKKVELKVATQSSPKVLLPALMGVEGSDLTAGMGFNLWLGLNHNNNWFHLHWDTQENLDIWSLRPFLASLPEAFALKAKYLVLLHSSLMDNLMSDLTTYLNAYXTGSGDHFVSTKVAHLELPEELYQLAEIQKLRREKVIEDYRMNEDGLLIQPAVEFNRGKQSTEDRNYRDDGDCFPTKKKKKGKKAGSQNTSFNNQGCTLSKQSLKIKFIW; from the exons atGTCAGTGAAGAACTTGGAAACTGGCAGAAGTGCTCCAGGATTAAGGATAATTTTTGGTCATGGAATAGTCAATGGTGAGGTTTGCTTACT GAACAAACAAGCAGACACAGAACCA GCAGACTGTGGCCCATGGAGTTCTCCCTATGTTTCCTTAGAAAGCCATCTCAGGGCTTCAGATAGCTCAAAATAT ATCAAATATCAGTCATTGTTAAGTCTTGACTGTATGAAAAAGGTAGAGCTGAAAGTTGCCACCCAAAGCAGTCCCAAAG ttctcctccctgccctgatggGGGTTGAGGGGAGTGACCTTACAGCTGGCATGGGATTTAATTTGTGGCTGGGATTAAACCACAACAATAACTGGTTTCATCTGCACTGGGATACACAGGAGAATCTTGATATATGGTCCTTGAGACCCTTCCTAGCTTCTCTGCCTGAAGCATTTGCTCTGAAAGCTAAGTACCTTGTGCTGCTCCACTCATCTCTAATGGATAACTTGATGTCTGACCTAACAACTTATTTAAATGCTTATTAGACTGGGTCTGGAGATCACTTTGTGAGCACAAAGGTAG cCCATTTGGAGCTGCCAGAGGAGCTGTATCAGCTGgcagaaatacagaaactgAGAAGGGAGAAAGTAATAGAAGACTACAGAATGAATGAGGATGGTCTTTTGATCCAACCAGCCGTGGAATTTAATAGAGGGAAACAATCCACAGAGGATAGAAACTACAGAGATGATGGTGATTGctttcccacaaaaaaaaaaaaaaaaggcaaaaaagcagGGTCTCAAAACACATCCTTCAACAATCAAGGATGTACTTTGTCAAAGCAGAGCTTGAAAATCAAATTCATATGGTAA